A portion of the Desulfomonilia bacterium genome contains these proteins:
- a CDS encoding class I adenylate-forming enzyme family protein, producing the protein MFLLVHHHLEVQADKQPGKTAVFHGGETATYSDIEKKANRVANFLIENKIKTGDRVLVVIENSIENIAAYYGILKAGGISVEVHDRSAKPEIEYYLENSGAKFCLLSRATAPKLSGISCRTIIGPETEFDNPGGEYIFSSEIDSMPDTRPAADVKPENLAAIVYTSGSTGKPKGVMLTHGNLVANTKSIVSYLGLTPEDRAMSILPFYYVYGKTVLNTHFRSGGSIVINNRFAFPNSVIDEMVKKEVTLFAGVPSTFAILLNRSIFSKTDIPSLRIVTQAGGAMAPALIRRLLEVLKHARLYVMYGATEASARISYLPPERLTDKLGSIGIPIPDVELSVRDDHGNMVAPFMEGNICAKGPNIMQGYWNDAIETAKAIKDWGLVTGDLGYMDDEGFFFLTGRKKQMLKIGGERVSPKEIEDTIIESPDVHEAAVIGKPDELLGEVPAAYIVPVDAKTFNLEELAAHVRSRLAAHKQPKEWNIMKGLPKKPSGKIDKEALKK; encoded by the coding sequence GTGTTCCTGCTGGTTCACCACCATCTTGAAGTTCAGGCTGACAAACAGCCTGGCAAAACCGCCGTATTTCATGGAGGTGAAACAGCAACCTATTCGGATATCGAAAAAAAGGCCAACAGGGTCGCCAATTTTCTTATCGAAAACAAAATCAAAACCGGCGACAGGGTCCTGGTCGTCATTGAAAACTCCATAGAAAACATCGCCGCCTACTACGGCATCCTGAAGGCGGGCGGCATAAGCGTAGAGGTCCATGACCGCTCCGCAAAACCCGAGATCGAGTATTATCTGGAAAATTCAGGCGCGAAGTTCTGCCTGCTTTCAAGGGCGACAGCACCAAAGCTTTCAGGAATATCATGCAGAACGATAATCGGGCCTGAGACTGAATTTGACAATCCAGGCGGCGAATACATTTTTTCATCCGAAATCGATTCCATGCCTGATACAAGGCCGGCAGCAGATGTGAAACCTGAAAATCTGGCGGCAATAGTCTACACCTCGGGCAGTACAGGCAAACCAAAGGGCGTCATGCTCACACACGGAAACCTTGTAGCCAACACAAAATCCATAGTGTCATATCTCGGTCTGACACCTGAAGACAGGGCCATGTCCATACTGCCTTTCTATTATGTCTACGGTAAAACCGTACTCAACACGCATTTCAGATCAGGTGGTTCAATTGTAATCAACAACCGTTTTGCATTTCCGAATTCTGTAATCGACGAGATGGTGAAAAAGGAAGTAACCCTGTTTGCAGGAGTGCCTTCCACATTCGCCATTCTGCTCAACCGTTCGATTTTCTCCAAAACGGACATTCCAAGCCTTCGCATTGTGACACAGGCGGGCGGCGCGATGGCACCCGCGCTTATCAGGAGGCTTCTTGAAGTCCTGAAGCATGCGAGACTCTATGTAATGTACGGCGCGACAGAGGCCTCTGCCCGCATATCATATCTGCCGCCCGAAAGACTTACTGACAAGCTCGGTTCCATAGGCATCCCGATCCCTGACGTGGAGCTTTCGGTCCGGGATGATCATGGAAATATGGTGGCGCCTTTCATGGAAGGCAACATCTGTGCGAAAGGCCCCAATATCATGCAGGGCTACTGGAATGACGCCATAGAGACGGCAAAAGCTATCAAAGACTGGGGCCTTGTCACCGGAGACCTGGGCTATATGGATGACGAGGGTTTTTTCTTCCTGACAGGCAGAAAAAAACAAATGCTGAAAATCGGCGGCGAGCGCGTGTCTCCTAAGGAAATCGAGGACACCATAATCGAATCACCCGATGTCCATGAGGCAGCCGTAATCGGGAAACCAGATGAACTGCTCGGTGAAGTTCCCGCGGCCTATATCGTGCCGGTAGATGCAAAGACATTCAACCTCGAGGAGCTTGCCGCGCATGTAAGAAGCAGACTCGCCGCACACAAGCAGCCGAAGGAATGGAACATCATGAAGGGCCTGCCTAAAAAACCTTCGGGAAAGATAGACAAGGAGGCTTTAAAGAAATGA
- a CDS encoding rubrerythrin family protein, whose translation MSKSEDALKEAFAGESQANRKYLAFAVKADQEGFSQAAKLFRAAAEAETVHAHAHLRALKGIRSTKENLQEAIAGETHEFKSMYPGMIETAKAEGNKEAERSFNFANEVEKIHARLYQQVLDNLESTNESYSYYVCPVCGYTSEKEAPETCPVCGAKGKMFKKVD comes from the coding sequence ATGTCCAAATCAGAAGATGCTTTGAAAGAGGCTTTCGCCGGAGAATCACAGGCAAACCGGAAATATCTGGCTTTTGCGGTCAAGGCCGATCAGGAAGGATTCTCACAGGCGGCAAAATTGTTCCGGGCGGCTGCTGAAGCGGAAACAGTTCATGCCCATGCGCATTTGCGGGCATTAAAAGGAATTCGATCTACAAAGGAAAATCTGCAGGAGGCAATAGCCGGGGAAACTCATGAATTCAAAAGCATGTATCCTGGTATGATTGAAACCGCTAAGGCTGAAGGCAATAAAGAAGCGGAGCGGTCTTTTAATTTTGCCAATGAAGTTGAGAAGATTCATGCCCGTCTCTATCAGCAGGTCCTTGATAATCTGGAAAGTACAAATGAATCTTACAGCTATTATGTATGTCCAGTATGCGGATATACCTCAGAGAAGGAAGCGCCAGAGACCTGTCCGGTATGCGGAGCTAAAGGAAAGATGTTCAAGAAAGTAGATTAA
- a CDS encoding GAF domain-containing protein — MMTLDMKTVIFIYLLSNIIVTLVLLPFWLQNRNRFNGIDLWLADYVIQTISLVLMFIGHVTDNIFATFLGAPLFLSGIIAIYIGLERFAGKKIPQVQNYILLGLSIIIHGYFTFIKPSFTGRSINLFIMCMILSLQISYYLAFKVDKEFRQITRNSAYVFLGFFIVSFLRVLNVIFMNRGNDLPTSGLIPALLMLAATVLVFLLTFSLITMINRMLIKKATEDANERDELVKRLSSEIAERSRAEISLNLNTLRTRDLLKMQEMYSYPRSEIMSYTIEASIEATQSRFSFIGLMDEAELVMTIHKWSKETMAQCSIMDKPMHFPIAESGVWGDCVRQRKPVIINNYEAAWPTKKGHPEGHIPITRFMAVPIFDNKKIVAVGAVANKETDYTQDDVDSLTAIANKMWEMFRRKMADESLRQTNDYLENLFNYANAPIIVWNPEFRVTRFNQASETLTGRKSADVIGKSIEILFPNDQAEKNMNLIRRTFSGERWEAVEIPISRTDGTVRTVLWNSATIYDSDKKTPVAAIAQGQDITDSKEAEAQRLDLQKQLFKAQKLESIGILAGGVAHDFNNMLLVIMGSLELTMLGLPQDSKLVSNIKRAIETCTRAADLTRQLLAYSGQGKYVVEKISLSSVVKDNISLFESSIPRNIRMISKLDKNLPYIEADRSQVQQVIMNLILNAAEAIGDNNGTVTLVSGAMRYDEKMLKNSVFDEKPKPGVYVFFEVTDTGCGMDEKTKEKMFEPFFSTKFTGRGLGLAAIHGILRNHGGNIFVQSSPGVGSTIRVLFPAAHQVKEETAEMPGVSSDKSVVSGTVLLVDDEENVRYITSEFLDQLGFGVLVAKGGEEALHIYQQHKDIIDIVLLDYLMPDLDGVATFEALRKMKPDCKVVLSSGYSEEEATRRFEGKGLSGFIQKPYKIDKLRVIIENAMK, encoded by the coding sequence ATGATGACACTCGACATGAAGACTGTCATCTTCATATATTTACTGAGTAATATCATCGTCACCCTGGTTCTGTTACCCTTCTGGCTGCAGAACAGAAACAGGTTCAATGGAATAGATCTCTGGCTGGCCGATTATGTCATACAGACAATAAGCCTGGTACTGATGTTTATAGGCCACGTAACAGACAATATTTTTGCGACCTTTTTGGGCGCACCATTATTTTTATCAGGTATCATTGCAATATATATCGGGCTGGAACGTTTTGCCGGGAAGAAAATCCCCCAGGTCCAAAATTATATTCTTCTGGGCCTGAGTATAATAATTCACGGTTATTTCACCTTTATAAAACCGAGTTTTACGGGAAGATCGATTAATCTGTTTATAATGTGCATGATCCTTTCCCTCCAGATATCTTATTATCTGGCCTTCAAGGTTGACAAGGAATTCCGCCAGATAACGCGAAATTCCGCGTATGTTTTTCTAGGGTTCTTTATTGTTTCCTTTTTAAGAGTATTGAATGTGATTTTTATGAACAGGGGGAATGATCTTCCCACATCCGGTTTGATCCCTGCATTGCTTATGCTGGCAGCCACTGTCCTGGTTTTCCTGCTCACCTTCTCTTTGATAACGATGATCAACAGAATGCTGATAAAGAAAGCCACAGAAGACGCAAATGAAAGGGATGAACTTGTGAAAAGGCTGAGCAGCGAAATTGCCGAGCGCAGCCGGGCAGAGATATCCTTGAACCTGAATACCCTGAGAACGCGTGACCTTCTCAAAATGCAGGAGATGTACAGCTATCCCAGATCGGAAATCATGAGTTACACAATCGAAGCCTCGATTGAGGCAACTCAGAGCCGGTTTTCATTTATCGGGCTCATGGATGAAGCCGAATTGGTAATGACAATTCATAAGTGGTCAAAAGAGACGATGGCTCAATGTTCGATCATGGATAAACCCATGCACTTTCCAATAGCCGAATCAGGGGTATGGGGAGACTGCGTGAGGCAGAGAAAGCCCGTCATAATCAACAATTATGAAGCTGCATGGCCTACAAAAAAAGGACACCCCGAAGGTCATATTCCCATTACCCGGTTTATGGCTGTTCCTATTTTTGACAATAAAAAGATTGTTGCCGTAGGGGCTGTTGCAAACAAGGAAACCGACTACACTCAGGATGACGTAGATTCCCTTACCGCAATAGCGAACAAAATGTGGGAAATGTTCAGACGCAAAATGGCTGATGAGAGCCTCAGGCAGACTAATGATTATCTTGAAAACCTCTTCAATTATGCAAACGCCCCAATAATTGTATGGAACCCAGAATTCAGAGTGACAAGGTTCAACCAGGCTTCTGAAACTCTCACAGGAAGAAAATCGGCTGATGTAATAGGAAAATCCATAGAGATCCTCTTTCCTAATGATCAGGCTGAAAAAAACATGAACCTCATCAGAAGAACCTTCAGCGGCGAAAGATGGGAAGCGGTCGAGATTCCCATATCGCGCACAGACGGCACTGTCCGCACGGTTTTATGGAACTCGGCTACAATCTATGACAGCGATAAAAAGACACCTGTTGCTGCCATTGCACAGGGACAGGACATAACCGACAGCAAGGAGGCGGAAGCCCAGAGACTTGATCTTCAGAAGCAGCTTTTCAAGGCGCAGAAGCTTGAGAGCATAGGCATCCTGGCGGGTGGAGTCGCCCATGATTTCAACAACATGCTTCTTGTTATCATGGGGAGTCTCGAGCTCACCATGCTCGGACTGCCTCAGGATTCAAAGCTTGTTTCCAATATCAAGCGTGCCATTGAAACCTGTACCCGGGCAGCCGATCTGACCAGGCAGCTGCTGGCATATTCAGGACAGGGCAAGTATGTGGTGGAGAAAATATCTTTGAGCAGTGTGGTTAAAGACAACATTTCTCTTTTCGAATCATCCATACCAAGGAATATCAGGATGATTTCAAAGCTCGACAAGAACCTGCCGTATATCGAGGCGGACAGGAGTCAGGTACAGCAGGTTATAATGAACCTTATTCTGAATGCAGCGGAAGCGATAGGCGACAATAACGGCACGGTAACCCTTGTCAGCGGGGCGATGCGCTACGATGAGAAAATGCTGAAAAACAGCGTCTTTGACGAAAAGCCCAAGCCGGGAGTTTATGTGTTCTTCGAGGTTACTGATACGGGCTGCGGCATGGATGAGAAGACAAAGGAGAAGATGTTCGAGCCTTTTTTCTCAACCAAATTTACAGGCAGAGGGCTTGGACTGGCTGCTATCCACGGCATATTGAGGAATCATGGCGGAAATATCTTTGTCCAGAGTTCCCCTGGCGTAGGCTCAACCATCCGAGTGTTGTTTCCCGCTGCACACCAGGTGAAAGAGGAGACAGCGGAGATGCCTGGTGTCTCCTCCGATAAATCAGTTGTTTCCGGCACAGTCCTGCTGGTTGATGATGAAGAGAATGTCCGTTATATAACCTCGGAATTTCTTGACCAGCTTGGATTCGGAGTGCTTGTGGCAAAAGGAGGCGAAGAAGCCCTCCACATATACCAGCAGCATAAAGATATAATTGACATTGTGCTGCTTGACTATCTGATGCCAGACCTTGACGGAGTAGCAACATTTGAAGCCTTGAGAAAAATGAAGCCTGACTGCAAGGTGGTACTCTCAAGCGGTTACAGTGAAGAGGAGGCTACCAGGCGCTTTGAAGGCAAAGGGCTCTCGGGCTTCATCCAGAAGCCGTATAAAATAGACAAGCTCAGGGTAATAATTGAGAACGCCATGAAATAA